CTTGCGCTACTCCTTCCAGACCCCCGAGAAGCTCTACTTTGTGCTGGATTATGTCAATGGGGGAGAGGTGAGTGTGGGCTGCAAGGCAGCTCTGTTGGGATGGCTGCTGGCAGAGAATTCTTGATCCTAAGTAGTGCTCACTGTTTACCAATTTCTCTCTAGTCTCttttttttgtaagcagagagagagagagaagatagatagattagatagatatagatatagatatagatatagatatagatatagatatagatatagatagatacagagaatggacatgccagggtctccagccagtgaatggactccagacgcatgtgcccccttgtggagaATGTGTGACACTGCTCACTTGTgtccctgtgcgtctggctacatgggacctggagatttgaacataagttcttaggcttcacaggcaagtgccttaactgctaagctatctctccagcctttttatttatttatttttttgtgtgtgtgggtgtagaaagagagtaagtgtgtgtgtgtgtgtgtgtgtgtatgtgctttaGGGCAGGAAAGTTCAATGCTAAGAGATACTGTCTAGTAATGATTTTTAATGCTCCACTTTCCACAGCGTAGAGGAAACCCATCATTATCATAAGTGGAGTCCTGAGCCACTTGTTAGCCCCAAAGCATGGCAGGGACAAGCTGGCCTCCCTTTTAGGTTTAACTCTATCTCACGGCAGCAAAGTAGAGTGGGCTTCCCTCAATGATTCCAGGTTTGTCCTGTAACCAAATGACTTTCAATGTGAAGCTGAGGAGCGTTTTTGGTACTGCATCCTTAAATGaagggttttgcaagcaagtgattagCTCACAGAGGGATCTAACCTGGGCTCAGTCATCCCATCTCTTGAATGGGAggaaacacacacttttaaaaagtgattcttatttttatttatttatttgacagagagaatgtatgtaccagggcctccagccactgcaaacaaactccagaggcatgcaccaccttgtgcatctggttaacatgggtcctggggaattgaacccaagtcctttggcttttagggcaaatgccttaaccactaagcaatccctccagtctggaaaagcacattttttgttgggtatggtggcatatgcctgtaatcccaataccaggggtgcagagacaggaggactgtgagttcaaggccagcctgagttgcaTAGGGAGAGACCATCCCTTCACTCCCACTAAGAGCACATCATCTTGAAACATCTTGAACTGCCTAAtttcaaatcccagctctgccaACTGTGAGCTAAAAGACCTTAGATAAGTCGCTTAATGATCCCACCTGCTCCCAGTTTCCTTTGACATGAAACTGGCATCATAGTtgagatcttttattttttttcaaaatttttttattaacaacttccatgattataaaaattatcccatggtaatgccctccctctcccccactttcccctttgaaactccactctccatcatatcccctccccctttcaattaggctctcttttattttgatgtcatgatttttttctcctattatgatggtcttgtgtaggtagtgtcaggcactgtgaggtcatggatatccaggccagcctgtgtctggaggagcacgttgtaaggagtcctacccttcctttggctcttacattctttctgccacctcttccacaaaggaccctgagctttgcaaggtgtgatagagatatttcagtactgagctctcctctgtcacttcttcccagcaccatgatgccttctgagtcatcccaaggtcactgccattggcctctgctattaagtattttccttctcacgcagaagcgcagtcatctgtagctaggatccacatatgagagagaacatgtggcgcttggctttctgggcctgggttccctcacttagtatgatcttgAAGATTGACATGAGGGTTAAATGATGAGAGGTGTGAACAAGCCTGACTTGTAAACTGGTGCATATTCGGTGTTTAAGCAATGCTGAATAATCTCTCCTCTTGCTGAGCTGCGGCTATTATAAGTGCTCTGTGGGGTGGGGTCGGCATGCACTCTTTTGGTACCAGTATCCTGAAACTTGGGGTGACCGGGTATTTACTGGGGCTCAGCAACCCTCTTACCCTCTCCTTCCCCAGCTCTTCTTCCACCTGCAGCGGGAACGCAGGTTCCTGGAGCCCCGGGCCCGGTTCTACGCTGCTGAGGTGGCCAGTGCCATTGGCTACCTGCATTCCCTGAACATCATTTACAGGTGAGGCCTGCCTGGGGCTCAGGGTCAGGCTTGGTTCCTGCTTGTTCCACCAGTCGGAAAGTGCGTGGGCCATGACCTCCCAGTGAACTCAGATCCCTTGTCTGAGAAGGGCTCAACACCCTGAGTGGGGTTGGGGTGTCCTCCTTCCTAGAGCCAAGAGTCCAGGCTCCATAGGCTGTCCCTGCGCTCCTGTGGGAGCTTCCTTGAACAGTACTTCCACCAAGACTCGGGTccccaactctctctttctctcctaaatgGCTgagatctcttttatttttctgtagggACCTGAAGCCAGAGAACATTCTCTTGGACTGCcaggtatgtatgcatgtatgtagatCACATGTGTGCTCTTTGATCTTGAGGCTGTGTGCCGAGGTGATCATGCACTGCACACAGATACATATGGTAGCAGAtgcattcctgtgtgtgtgtgtgtgtgtgtgtgtgtgtgtgtgtgtgtgtgtatgcccatGCACATGTCCAAGTATAAAAGCACTGTGTAGGAgactgtgtgcaggtgtgcacataCAAGGCCTGTGCGGGGCAGAGACGGGCCTCTTGGAGATTAGCGGACCTGTAGATCATCAGGGTCTTCACTCAGGTTCCCTGGGAACAGGCTCTGAGATGGAGAGCTGAGAAGCACTCTCAAAAGGTAgagtttagccgggcgtggtggcatacacctttaatcctagcacttaggaggcagaggtgggaggatcgccatgtgttcgaggccaccctgagatgacatagtgaatttcaggtcagcctgagctagagtgagaccctaccttgacccccccccccaaaaaagtagagTTTTACAGGGATCAAGGAGAGAGTGGGCAGAGGAAGAGGCTCACCTACACTGGGGTTGCAAGCAAGGCCTTAGCTGATCTCATAGCACTGGGATCCCAGGCCAGGATGGCATCTTTGGGTAGTCCCAAACTGAGGCAAAGAGGCTGAGCTTCTGTGCTCCTGCAGGGACCTGTCACCTGATATGCATGGCCCCTAGGGCGGGGCATACCCCTGGACCGCAGCATGGCCCCAGCATGGTCATTCATGGCAGCTCCCTGGAGGGAGTACCTATCCACTCAGTACCTATCCACTCTACCCCTCATACCCAGCTGGCACATGGTATTATTTTTCTCAACCCTCCAGTGAGGAAATCCTAAAGCTGCCCCTGTCAGGGGCATGGTTCTGAGCCTGTGATGAGCTAGGGAATATACGGAATGCCTGGAAGTTTCCTGGCATCCAAGCTGGGAGTTCTGGGTCTGCGTGAAGCCTGTCACCTTTGTCTACATACTAGACCCCATGGTCACTGTAGCATCTGGGCTTTAACCTCCCCTCTGCCCCTGCCATCTTCTCCCATCAGGGACATGTGGTGCTGACAGATTTTGGCCTTTGCAAAGAAGGTGTAGAGCCCGAGGAGACCACGTCCACATTCTGTGGCACCCCAGAGGTAAGTAGAAGCATTGAAAGAGAGGGCAGCCCTGAATATttctcatatttcatttttatttagttagttgagagagagggagggagagagaatgggtatgccagggcctctagccacaaaggaactccagacacatgggccaccttgtacatctggtttatgtgggtactggggaattgaacctgggtcctttggcttttcatgcaagtgccttaactgctaagacatctctccagcccctgaattttttgttgttgttgttgttttttgaggtaggatctcactgtggcccaggctgacctggaattcactatgtagtctcagggtggcctcacggtgatcctcctacctctgccttctgagtgctgggattaaaggtgtgtaccaccacacccagcttcaacccctaaattaaaaaaaaaatacttatctatttatttgagagcgagaatgggtgcatcagagcctccagccactgcaaacaaactccaatgcatgcTGTACCTTGtgcatgggtcccagggaatcaaacctaggtccttcgcctttgcaggcaagtgccttaactgctaagtcctctctccagcccctgaacttttttaaaaaaatatttatttatttatttatttatttatttatttatttagggtaaaagagagaggaaaagaaaaggggaagagagagaaagaataggcacaccagggcctctagctgctgcaaatgaactccagatgcatgggtccctttgtgtatctgcctttacatgggtactggccatcagactttgcaagcaagtgcctttaaccactgaaccatctctccaggcccaggttCTGAATGTTTAGAGGCCATAGTCTTTGAAGAGAGCCGTCAGGTTAGAGCTGAGCGACCGTGATCCACCCACTAAAGTTCTTCCCTGAGCCAGTCATGTGCTTAGCTTATTTTCCCCATCTGAATATCAGGGGGATCCCcaggttcattttttaaaaaaacatttttatttatttgcaagaagagagagagagaaaacaggcacaccagggcctcttaccactgtaaataaactccagacacatgtgccactttgtgcatctgattttaagtagtactggggaattgaatccaggtcatcaggctttgcaagcaagtgcctttaaccattgagccacctctcctgctctgcatgtaccactctgtacatctggctggctggctttacaagcaagcacatttaacctgagccatctctccagcacaacccCAAGGTTCTTCAGGTGGCTGGGACCTGGCCAAGTTTTGCATCCTATAAAGCTGGGCCTAGACCTTTGGATGGGCTCCCCCAGCTGGTGtttgtggggggcagggagggggctcATGGCCAGATGACCTCTCAAAGCAGAAGCCACTGTCTGCACTTGTGTATGAGGATGTCTGCTTGAGAAAGCTGGCTCTGAAGGCTGACTGCAGAGCCAGCCCTTGCTCGGATGCTGCCAGCAGCGAGGAGCTGGGGATATGGAGCCATGGCCAGATACATTTGCTCCCATGCATATCCTTCAAGGAGGCTCCACCCTTCCGTTTGTGCAtggtgtgtatgtgcttgtgtgtttgagggcacatgtgtgtgcttgtgtgtggaggtcaaaaaTGGCattaggtgtcttcttcaattgctctctacattcttattatttgctttttattttcgaggtagggtctcacaatagcccaggacgacctggaattcactatgtagttccaggctggcctcaaactcaccatgatcttcctacctcttcctcccatgtgctgggactaaaggtgtgcaccactacacccagtgagactccccaccttatttttaagacatagtttcactgaacctggagctcacggattagactagactagctagccagtaagatCCAAGGGtcttcctgtctttgtctccccagtgctaggattagaggcatgtaccactgcactggaccttttttaaaattgattatttattacttgagagagacagagaaagaaccagacagagaaagtgagtatgggcgtgccagggcttcctgctactgcaaaggacTACAGAACATACCCcaatttagtgcatctggctttatgtgagcactggggaatcgaacctgggtcctcatgcaCCTTTAATGACTGAGACACCCTTTGCAGCCCATCTTTTCACGCCTTTGGCTGGTACTTCTGACTGATGCCAGCATGTGCAGCTGTATGGGGCAGTGCCACCTGTATGTCCCAGCACATGGGACagggtcccacacaagccaggccTCTGGTGAATGGATGCTCACGAAAACATGTGTGGTTACAAGACTCTGACCGTGAGATCAAGCCCTGATCTTTGCCtttgagtgttttgttttttttttctcccaatttttcaaggtagggtctgattctagcccaggctgacctggaattcactatgaagtctcagggtggccttgaactcacagtgctcctcccacATCAGctttccgagtgctaggattaaaggtgtgcatcaccacgcctgttgagtgcttttaaaaaacagggtgtggggggggctggagagatggtttagtggttaaggagcttgcctgcaaagccaaaggacccaggatcaataccccaggatccacataagccagatgcacaaggggtgcaggcatctggagttcgtttacagtgaccaaaggccctggtgcgcccattctctctgtctcctcactacctctctcctgcttgcaaataaaaataaataaataaataaacgaagtttaagaaaaacaacagcaaaacaacaacaacaaaaataaataagtaaataaaccagATGTAGAAACTGAAGCTGGAGATCTTCACATCACTGTGTCTCTTCAACAGTACTTGGCTCCTGAAGTGCTTCGAAATGAGCCTTATGACCGGGCCGTGGACTGGTGGTGCTTAGGGGCAGTCCTCTACGAGATGCTGCACGGCCTGGTGAGTAGACGGAGCGCCGGCGGGGGACGTGTGGCCCAGGAGCAAGCCCGGGGTAGTCTCCCCTTCACGTGGCATGCCCTAGCTCTCCACAGGCAGCTGAAtgatctctctctccacctcaggTTGAGAGAAGATGAGGCTGGAGTGAATACGAGGAATGTATCAATGTCTTTTGAATAATGTTATTCTGGCACTTTCCCTTCTATAATCCACCATCATACTCTGTCCTCAAAACATCCttgatctgggcgtggtggcacacacctttaatcccagcacttgggaggcagaggtagaagggtcaccatgagatcaaggccatcctgagactatcgagtgaagtgaattccaggtcagcctggactagagtgaaaccctacctcaaaaaaaaaaaaaaaaaaaaaaaaaagtctatgcaAAACAtagagcttgggctagagaagtggctaagcaattaagacacttgtctgcaaaaccaaagaacctaggtttaattccccaggacccacataagccatatgcacaaggtggcacatgcacctggagcttattttcagtggctggaggccctggtgcacccattctttctatctgcccctctttctctctctctctctcataaataaataaataaataaatgattttttaaaattaaaaaaggaaaaggaaaacttgGTGCACAAGCTGGGACAAAGCCCCTGAGACTTCTTCCAGCCCCTCACTGATGAGACGAGTCTGTGGCCTTCCCAGCAACCCTCTCCGTGCAGAAAGCTGGAGGTCCTGTCTCCCTCGATCCGCCCCATGAGCCATTGCACAAGACACAGGCCTGGCCAAATCTTCCCAGCTATCCCACTTGCTCCAACTCTCCCTGAGACACCTTTCCACATTCGCATGACTGAGATTCCcacttctctctccagccccccttctttAGCCGAGACGTGTCCCAGATGTATGAGAACATcctgcaccagccactgcagatccCTGGAGGCCGGACGGTGGCCGCCTGTGACCTCCTGCAAGGCCTCCTCCACAAGGACCAGAGGCAGCGGCTGGGCTCCAAAACAGACTTCGTAGGTGATCAGCCAGCGGAGCGCTGTCCCCTCCTGGGGCTCTGAACTTCCTGCAGAGGCAGCTGGGACTTCCCTCAGTTTGCTTCCTGCTGCCCTCTAAAGCCATTGGGCTGGAAGTCCACTTCTTCTGCCAGCTGCC
Above is a window of Jaculus jaculus isolate mJacJac1 chromosome 8, mJacJac1.mat.Y.cur, whole genome shotgun sequence DNA encoding:
- the Sgk2 gene encoding serine/threonine-protein kinase Sgk2 isoform X2; protein product: MASGPAGVPSPQPSRANGNINLGPSANPNARPTDFDFLKVIGKGNYGKVLLAKRKSDGAFYAVKVLQKKSILKNKEQSHIMAERNVLLKNVRHPFLVGLRYSFQTPEKLYFVLDYVNGGELFFHLQRERRFLEPRARFYAAEVASAIGYLHSLNIIYRDLKPENILLDCQGHVVLTDFGLCKEGVEPEETTSTFCGTPEYLAPEVLRNEPYDRAVDWWCLGAVLYEMLHGLPPFFSRDVSQMYENILHQPLQIPGGRTVAACDLLQGLLHKDQRQRLGSKTDFVARDKEPRVLQPYKLG
- the Sgk2 gene encoding serine/threonine-protein kinase Sgk2 isoform X1, whose protein sequence is MASGPAGVPSPQPSRANGNINLGPSANPNARPTDFDFLKVIGKGNYGKVLLAKRKSDGAFYAVKVLQKKSILKNKEQSHIMAERNVLLKNVRHPFLVGLRYSFQTPEKLYFVLDYVNGGELFFHLQRERRFLEPRARFYAAEVASAIGYLHSLNIIYRDLKPENILLDCQGHVVLTDFGLCKEGVEPEETTSTFCGTPEYLAPEVLRNEPYDRAVDWWCLGAVLYEMLHGLPPFFSRDVSQMYENILHQPLQIPGGRTVAACDLLQGLLHKDQRQRLGSKTDFLEIKNHVFFSPINWDDLYHKRLTPPFNPNVEGPADLKHFDPEFTQEAVSKSIGCTPDTMSSSSGASSAFLGFSYAPEEDDILDC